The Verrucomicrobiota bacterium genome includes the window TTTTCCAAGCCCTGTTCAGCGTTCTGGAGACCGAAAAACTGCTGGAGGGCAATGCCGATTTGATCATGGTCCCCAAAGGCGAGGAATTGATCAAAGAGCTGCTTGCCGCCCCGGAAGTGCCCGAAAAGCAGGGCTAAAAAAAAAACATTTTAAGCGTTGACAATTATCGGCGAATCGGTAGATTGGCTCTGGTTAATAAATGGATACAAGAACACAGAAGAAACTTGATTTTATGAAATTGATGAGTTCGATCACACGGAAACTGTTGGTTTGTGGAGTTACAGTAACGGCGTTTGCGATGACCGCATCCGTCATGGCCCAAGCTCCCCAAGTTGGTAAAATCACCGTTCGTGCGGTGCATGGCACTGCGCAAGTCCAACTTACTGCCGGAGCCGCTTGGACGCCCCTTCGCGTCAACACCATGCTCAAGCCCGGCGCGGTCATTAAAACGGCGGCAGAATCCTATGTGGACGTCATGTTGGGCCAGATGCTCTCCATCGTCCGTGTGACAGCGAACACCGAGGTGGGGATGGACAAGTTCAATGTCACCAAGACCGACGACGACGTGATCATGGATACTTTACTGGATCTCAAAGCCGGAACCTTGCTGGGCAATGTGAAGAAACTGGCGGCGACTTCCAAGTATGATGTGAAGACCCCGGTGAATGTGTGCGGCATTCGTGGCACGAAATTCAAAGTGGATGGCAATGGTAACGTGGTGGTGTATTCCGGCAAAGTACAGGTGTCTATTACTATCAATGGCGTTACCAACACCTACACGATTGACGCCAGCAAGGGCGCGAAGATGTTTAACTTCCAGAATGCGGCGACGTATGCAGACCCGAGTAACGCGGGAACGCCATTCAGCGGTCCGACTCCTCAGGGTATTCAAGAAATAACCGCTCCTGTGACGGTGCAAAATGGCAACAGTCAAAATAATCAGCCGACGATTGTCATCTCACCCGTTCAGTGACGACGAGCGTTTTGGCGATGGTCAATTACTGACCAAATAATCGGCGAAATACTTTTTTACACCCCAGAGCAACATTTTGTTGCTCTGGGGTTTTTATTTTATACAATGGCGGCGTGAAACTGAAATCGCTCAAACCGGTGCCGCTCGGAATAACCTGCGTGGTATTACTGGTGATTTGCGGGTTGCGCCTGTTGTCCCTGCCGCAGTTATACCCTTCGCTGGATGTGTTTCAACGACTGGAATGGAGCACGTATGACTGGCGCATGCAGAGCGCGTATAAACGATCGACCAATGCACTGGCCAAAGGGGAACCCGGCAATATTACCGTCGTGAGCAACCTGGCGTTGGTAGTTATTGATGATGACAGCCTCA containing:
- a CDS encoding FecR domain-containing protein → MKLMSSITRKLLVCGVTVTAFAMTASVMAQAPQVGKITVRAVHGTAQVQLTAGAAWTPLRVNTMLKPGAVIKTAAESYVDVMLGQMLSIVRVTANTEVGMDKFNVTKTDDDVIMDTLLDLKAGTLLGNVKKLAATSKYDVKTPVNVCGIRGTKFKVDGNGNVVVYSGKVQVSITINGVTNTYTIDASKGAKMFNFQNAATYADPSNAGTPFSGPTPQGIQEITAPVTVQNGNSQNNQPTIVISPVQ